One genomic window of Malaciobacter molluscorum LMG 25693 includes the following:
- a CDS encoding Ppx/GppA phosphatase family protein, with amino-acid sequence MRNIVTIDLGSNSFRVLVYDCLNFKPISEYNQVVGMADKLIQTGEISQDAINRVITAINDSSKKLGYDPKDAICVTTAAMRMAKNSNEVLSCLLKNTGAKFNIINGKEEARLTLLAVKYALKREKLDSDNFILLDIGGGSTEIIINIKDRYFSKSFNFGIVTLTQKYSTYTDLINDLETKKIDIKNFLSELDIEENFEKFNFVATAGTPTTIAAIKLGQDFFHYDKEQVNGTKVKLSDLQDCLDIFKNSNEHELLQLVGKGRVEFIEVGIYIYRAIFEVLNKKESIVLDDGLREGVAINQCLIN; translated from the coding sequence ATGAGAAATATTGTAACAATAGATTTAGGCTCAAACTCTTTTAGAGTTTTAGTCTATGATTGCTTAAATTTTAAACCTATTTCTGAATATAACCAAGTGGTTGGAATGGCTGATAAATTAATACAAACAGGTGAAATTTCGCAAGATGCAATAAATAGAGTTATAACAGCTATTAATGATTCAAGTAAAAAGTTAGGATATGATCCAAAAGATGCTATTTGTGTTACAACTGCAGCTATGAGAATGGCAAAAAATTCAAACGAAGTTTTATCTTGTCTTTTAAAAAATACAGGTGCAAAGTTTAATATAATTAATGGTAAAGAAGAGGCTAGATTGACTTTACTTGCTGTTAAATATGCATTAAAAAGAGAAAAGCTAGATTCAGATAATTTTATTTTATTGGATATTGGTGGTGGATCTACAGAAATTATAATTAATATAAAAGATAGATATTTTTCAAAAAGTTTTAATTTTGGAATAGTTACTTTAACTCAGAAATATTCAACATATACAGATTTGATAAATGATTTAGAAACAAAAAAAATTGATATAAAAAATTTTTTAAGTGAATTAGATATTGAAGAAAATTTTGAAAAATTTAATTTTGTGGCAACGGCTGGAACACCAACAACAATTGCAGCCATAAAACTTGGACAAGATTTTTTTCATTATGATAAAGAACAAGTAAATGGAACAAAAGTTAAATTATCTGATTTACAAGATTGCTTAGATATATTTAAAAACTCTAACGAACATGAACTCTTACAACTTGTAGGAAAGGGAAGAGTTGAATTTATTGAAGTTGGTATATATATTTATAGAGCAATTTTTGAAGTTTTAAATAAAAAAGAGTCAATAGTTTTAGATGATGGTTTAAGAGAAGGTGTAGCTATTAATCAATGTTTAATAAACTAA
- a CDS encoding acetolactate synthase large subunit — MKMTGAKMVIESLNEERVDTVFGYPGGAIMNVYDEIYKQNHFEHILNRHEQASIHAAEGYARSTGKVGVAIVTSGPGFTNAVTGLATAYMDSIPLVVISGQVPTTIIGTDGFQEIDAVGISRPCTKHNYLVNKIEDLPRIMKEAFHIARTGRPGPVHIDIPKDITAQVGNFEYPKEVNLPTYKPTVNYNKRQLKKAMIAISKSKKPLLYVGGGAILANCGHEIREFAKKTNIPVVETLMARGIMGHDNPLLMGMLGMHGEFAANMAAYETDLLISLGARFDDRVTGRLDEFASKAKVIHVDVDPASIEKLVKANYPIVGDLKVTVEGMLESLKDIEFNDFSNWVALLKEYREKEPLRYIDSNTVIKPQWPIERVGEILGNKAIISTDVGQHQMWTAQFYPFSFPRQFITSGGLGTMGFGLPAAIGVAKGNPDKVSINFSGDGSILMNIQELMTCVQSNLPVINIILNNNYLGMVRQWQTMFYENRLSETDLSIQPDFKMLVESFGGLGYRVTTKEEFDAALKDAVEKKRPAMIEVIVERNEEVLPMVPNGHALNEMTLIGDIDE, encoded by the coding sequence ATGAAAATGACTGGCGCAAAGATGGTTATTGAATCATTGAATGAAGAAAGGGTAGACACAGTATTTGGATATCCTGGAGGCGCTATAATGAATGTTTATGATGAAATATATAAACAAAATCATTTTGAGCATATTTTAAATAGACATGAACAAGCATCTATACACGCAGCAGAAGGTTACGCAAGATCAACAGGTAAAGTTGGTGTTGCAATAGTTACAAGTGGACCAGGTTTTACTAATGCGGTAACTGGTTTAGCAACTGCTTATATGGATTCTATTCCCCTCGTCGTTATTTCAGGTCAAGTACCAACAACAATTATTGGAACTGATGGTTTTCAAGAAATTGATGCTGTTGGAATTTCAAGACCTTGTACAAAACATAATTATTTAGTAAATAAAATTGAAGATTTACCAAGAATAATGAAAGAAGCATTTCATATTGCTAGAACTGGAAGACCAGGTCCTGTACATATTGATATACCAAAAGATATTACAGCTCAAGTAGGTAATTTTGAATATCCAAAAGAGGTAAATCTTCCAACATATAAACCTACAGTTAATTATAATAAAAGACAATTGAAAAAAGCCATGATTGCTATTTCAAAATCTAAAAAACCATTATTATATGTAGGTGGTGGGGCAATATTAGCTAATTGTGGACATGAGATTAGAGAGTTTGCTAAGAAGACTAATATACCTGTTGTTGAGACATTAATGGCAAGAGGTATTATGGGACATGATAATCCATTATTAATGGGTATGCTTGGTATGCATGGTGAATTTGCTGCAAATATGGCAGCTTATGAAACTGATTTATTAATATCTCTTGGAGCTAGATTTGATGATAGAGTAACAGGAAGATTAGATGAATTTGCATCTAAAGCAAAAGTTATTCATGTTGATGTTGATCCAGCTTCTATTGAAAAATTAGTAAAAGCAAATTATCCAATAGTTGGAGATTTAAAAGTTACAGTTGAAGGTATGTTAGAGTCTTTAAAAGATATTGAATTTAATGATTTTTCAAATTGGGTAGCATTACTTAAAGAATATAGAGAAAAAGAACCATTAAGATATATAGATTCAAATACTGTTATTAAGCCTCAATGGCCAATTGAAAGAGTTGGTGAAATTTTAGGAAATAAAGCAATTATTTCAACAGATGTTGGGCAACATCAAATGTGGACAGCTCAATTTTATCCATTTTCTTTTCCTAGACAATTTATAACAAGTGGTGGTTTAGGAACAATGGGATTTGGTCTTCCTGCTGCAATTGGAGTAGCAAAAGGTAATCCGGATAAAGTTTCAATTAACTTTTCTGGTGATGGTTCAATTCTTATGAATATTCAAGAACTAATGACTTGTGTACAATCAAATTTACCTGTTATAAATATTATTTTAAATAATAATTATTTAGGAATGGTTAGACAGTGGCAAACAATGTTTTATGAAAATAGATTATCTGAAACAGATCTTTCTATTCAGCCAGATTTTAAAATGCTTGTGGAGTCTTTTGGAGGACTTGGATATAGAGTTACAACAAAAGAGGAGTTTGATGCAGCACTTAAAGATGCTGTTGAGAAAAAAAGACCTGCAATGATTGAAGTTATTGTGGAAAGAAATGAAGAAGTATTACCAATGGTACCAAATGGCCATGCTTTAAATGAAATGACATTAATAGGAGATATCGATGAATAA
- a CDS encoding CDP-alcohol phosphatidyltransferase family protein, with product MSFLFNKNNHFNLANTVTFFNIISGVMAIYFLTHDQFFGAALFAWLAGGFDILDGKIARKYNLSTDFGVQLDSYADFLSFVIVPTMFIYFAVIDGKELVLYTPLVAFAFIYYIISGLRRLIQFNLNADVGEVQKFFTGVPTPLGAILLWSMYLFWLTGFISEEAVLIAMIVIGYLLNSKIKIPHL from the coding sequence TTGAGTTTTTTATTTAATAAAAACAATCATTTTAATTTAGCCAATACAGTAACTTTTTTTAATATTATTTCTGGAGTTATGGCAATTTATTTTTTAACACATGACCAATTTTTTGGTGCAGCACTTTTTGCATGGCTTGCAGGAGGATTTGATATTTTAGATGGTAAGATAGCAAGAAAATACAACCTTTCAACAGATTTTGGAGTTCAATTAGACTCTTATGCAGATTTTTTATCATTTGTAATTGTTCCTACAATGTTTATTTATTTTGCTGTAATTGATGGTAAAGAGTTAGTATTATATACACCATTAGTTGCTTTTGCATTTATTTATTACATTATTTCAGGATTAAGAAGATTGATTCAATTTAATTTAAATGCTGATGTAGGAGAAGTTCAAAAGTTTTTTACAGGTGTTCCTACTCCTCTTGGTGCAATATTACTTTGGTCAATGTATCTTTTTTGGTTAACTGGCTTTATATCTGAAGAAGCAGTATTAATTGCAATGATTGTTATAGGTTATTTGCTAAATTCTAAAATAAAAATTCCTCACTTATAA
- a CDS encoding GGDEF domain-containing protein — MKSKVFKSVPFKLAILVIIVILALISASFLFNSQIDKLKKQIDNIYFGNFVPLITLDIVLKNYQTIIKCKKMTHNKCDITAEKIVILKNWQNYYKSYKTINERKIVNDVNKSILTSFKIDKILAYEVILKQISFLKEHEVDIAYKQRREFLIDYSNMKDYLLYNLIIIIIFSFGIIAFIIYQIIKKDNQLTILNKKYKIESITDSMTKLYNRKYFDTIFDNLPFISNANNWKSAFIMVDIDFFKQYNDTYGHDLGDETLKSVANELKTYFNKEFEYVFRLGGEEFGVVLFDTNEDILIECLEDINKRIVDLKIEHKGSKILDVVSISIGAVIYQPHSYISANKLYKIADENLYKSKQNGRNQFSL, encoded by the coding sequence ATGAAAAGTAAAGTTTTTAAATCTGTGCCTTTTAAACTTGCAATATTGGTAATAATAGTTATATTAGCTTTAATTAGTGCTAGTTTTTTATTTAATTCTCAAATAGATAAATTAAAAAAACAAATAGATAATATATATTTTGGTAATTTTGTTCCTCTAATTACATTGGATATAGTTTTAAAAAATTATCAAACAATAATAAAATGTAAAAAAATGACTCACAATAAATGTGATATAACTGCTGAAAAAATTGTGATATTAAAAAATTGGCAGAATTATTATAAATCTTATAAAACTATAAATGAAAGAAAAATTGTAAATGATGTAAATAAGTCTATACTAACATCTTTTAAAATAGATAAAATTTTAGCTTATGAAGTAATATTAAAACAAATAAGTTTTTTGAAAGAACATGAAGTTGATATTGCATATAAACAAAGAAGGGAATTTTTAATAGATTATTCTAATATGAAAGATTATCTTCTTTATAATCTAATAATAATAATTATATTTTCTTTTGGTATAATTGCTTTTATTATATATCAAATAATAAAAAAAGATAATCAATTAACTATTTTAAATAAAAAATATAAAATAGAATCAATTACGGATTCTATGACAAAACTTTATAATAGAAAATATTTTGACACTATTTTTGATAATTTACCATTTATTTCAAATGCAAATAATTGGAAAAGTGCATTCATAATGGTTGATATTGACTTTTTTAAACAATATAATGATACTTATGGACATGATTTGGGAGATGAAACTTTAAAATCTGTTGCAAATGAGTTAAAAACTTACTTTAATAAAGAGTTTGAATATGTTTTTAGACTTGGGGGAGAAGAGTTTGGTGTTGTTTTATTTGATACAAATGAGGATATTTTAATCGAATGCCTTGAAGATATAAATAAAAGAATTGTAGATTTAAAAATAGAACATAAAGGAAGTAAAATTCTTGATGTTGTTTCTATTTCGATTGGTGCTGTAATTTATCAGCCACATAGTTATATCTCAGCTAATAAGTTATATAAAATAGCTGATGAAAATTTATATAAATCAAAACAAAACGGAAGAAATCAATTTTCTTTATAA